The region AGGTCCTTTGATGGTTTCATAGCCAAGATCGATCAGACCTTTTTCGAATTTCGCCGTCATTTTAGCAAGATGTTCCAACCTCTTGAGTCCTTCGGGTGAATCGATGATCTCGAGTACTTTCAGTACGGCGGCAGCTTCTGAATTGGTGATCGGATTTGAATAGATGTACATCGGAGCTTTTTCTCTGAGGTATGTGGTGATCGTTTCGGATGATGTTACATAGCCGCCGTTCACGCCAAATGCCTTGCCAAGCGTTCCAATGAGGATATCAACTTTTGTATTGAGGTATTCTTCGGTTCCGCGTCCTGTCTTGCCGAGTGCCCCCACACCATGGGAGTCGTCAACAATTGAGAAAACACCTTCTTCAAACTTGTCGTTATACTTGTTGCACAATTCGACGAGTTTGTCCAGAGGTGCATAGTCACCGCGCATACTGAAGATGCCGTCTGTGATGACCATACAGCGCTTGCCTTTGCCCACAGCTTCCTGCAGACGGGCTTCGAGTTCGTCCATATTGTTGTGTTTATAGATCATCTTGTCTGCGGGGCGTGAAAGGCGGATCGCCTGGATGATACAGTTGTGGTTCAATTCATCGCTGATAACCACGGTTTCTTTTGTCATGAGGGGATAGATCACACCCATGCTGGTCACATACGCAGAGCTGAAGATCATTGCAGATTCACGTCCGTGAAAATCCGCAAGTTTCTTCTCTAGATCGATATGCGGCGTATAGGTTCCGCTAATGAAGCGCACGGCACCTGGCCCGACACCAAATTTTTCTGCAGCAGCTTCTTCGGCTTTGATAACCTCAGGATTCAATGACATACCGAGATATGAGTTTGAATTCATTTTGATGAATTTCTTATCTCCATAACCCTGAATGCAGACGCGAGGACCAAATTCGCCTTCCGGCTTGATCACGTCTGTTATCACCATTTCAGCGCCTTTGTCTCTGCCGCTCTCTCTAAGGTCTTTCAGTTCTTTTTCAAGCGCAGTTTTTATCTTATTTACTGGCATGTATTCCTCCAAATATAAATTATTTTAATTTTTTAGATAAGACTTCGATCATATCTTTGGTCATAGCTTCGAGATCGTACTTTGGACTCCATCCCCATTCTTCGCGAGCTGCGGAATCGTCCATTGAATTAGGCCATGAATTCGCAATTGCCTGCCGGACAGGATCGACATCATATTCTAATACAAATTCCGGTATTACCTTTTTGATCGAAGCTGCGATCATTTCCGGATCAAAGCTCATTGCGGTAACATTGAATGCGTTTCTGTGTTTGAGTTTTGCAGGATCTGCTTCCATGAGGTCGATCGCTCCCTTGATCGCATCGGGCATATACATCATATCGAGGAACGTTCCCTTGCCGAGATTACATGTATATTTTTTTTTCTTGATCGCTTCATAATAGATCTCGACCGCATAATCAGTTGTTCCTCCTCCCGGAAGGGTTTCGTTCGAGATAATTCCGGGATATCTCACACCGCGTGTATCGACGCCGAATCTTTTAAAATAATAATCGCAGAGCAGTTCTCCGGCAACCTTTGTTACACCGTACATCGTACCTGGTCTCTGGATCGTATCCTGTGGAGTATTATCGAGAGGGGTTGATTCTCCAAATGCACCGATTGAGCTGGGTGTAAAAACTGCGCATCCATATTCTCTGGCAACTTCAAGTACATTGTACAGACCATTGATATTCACGTTCCATGCGAGGTTTGGCTTTGCTTCCGCTACGGCAGACAGGATCGCAGCGAGATGATAGATCGTATCGACATCATACTTTTTAACGACATCGTTCACCTGCTCTACGTCCGTGCAGTCGACCAGCTCGCAAGGTCCGGATTCTTTCAGTTTCTCTCCGGGCTGCGTTTTGCGAAAACCTGCAACGACATTGTTATTACCATAAATTTTCCGTAATTCCATTGTAAGTTCAGAGCCAATTTGACCGACAGCTCCGGTAACAAGGACCTTTTGCATTTATTCCTCCGGTTTCAATTTATTTTTTCTAAAATGATAATTGCTATTGCTGATTCTTTGGTGTGGGAAAGTGACACATGTATTTTGTTTATACCGGCCTTTTCGCAAACCTGTTTTGCCGTTTTCTGTATTCTGATTTCCGGTTTGCCGAGTTCATTATTAACAACCTCGACATCCTTCCATTGCAGTCCACCGCGAAGCCCTGAGCCAAGTGCTTTGAGAAATGCTTCTTTTGCTGCAAAACGTGCAGCAAAACACTGAGCTTGAATTCCAATATTCTCAGCTCTTGTACAATAGATTATTTCACTCTGAGTAAAGAGCATCTCGATAAATTTTTCGCCGTGGGAAGCCAACTCATTTTTTATTCGTTCAACTTCAACAAGGTCTGTGCCAATACCAAATATCATAGTCTACTCTTTTTTTTGTCCCTTCTTCTCTGTCAATATTAATGCTCGCTTTTTGAGGGCTTTTTGGGCAGCATCGTATTCACTCCATGGTGTCTCTTCAATACCATAGCACATGGTTGTTTCATGTGCTTTTCCACAGGTAATAACCGTATCTCCATTATGTGCTGAAATAATTGCTTTTTCTATAGCTTTTTCTCGGTCAGGGATCTTAAAAAAGTCAATCCCTTCTTTTCGTCCTTCCTGTATGCAACCTGCTGCTATTTCTTGTATGATGTCATCGATCGACTCGGTACGGGGATCTTCGGTTGTGATGTAAATCCTATCTGCAAATCTGCCTGCAACCTTCCCCATTTCCCTTCTTTTTTGAACATCTCGTAGCCCCGCACTGCCAAACACAACGTGAATCTTCCCTTTTGTAAACGATCGGGTTGCAAGAAGTGCCTGCTCAAGGGCATTTGCTGTATGGGCAAAATCGATGATAACCATAAAATTGCCCTGTTTGTGTAGAACATTTTCCATTCTCCCTTTGATGGTGCGTAACGAGGAAACTGCTCTGACAATAACATCCCAGGATATGTTCTGTGAACGGGCAACCGCAATTGCTGCGAGAATATTATACACATTATATGTTCCCAAAAGTGGGCTTTCAATCCTTAATGTCTTTCCTGTCGCATGAACACTAAAACGGAGTTTTTCGTTCTGCATAACATCTTCTGCCTTATAATCGGCATTCTTCTTTATGCCGAATGAAATATGCATATCTGCTTGATGTTTGTGAAAATTTTCGTAGGATGGATCATCTTTGTTGAGTATGCTTATTTTAGGAATGTCGTTCTTTTTAGATGATAAAGAAAGAAGCTCAAATAGATGAGCTTTTACTTGTATATATTCCTCTCTCGATCGGTGATAATCGAGATGTTCAGATGTTATGTTCGTCAAAGCTGCGATATCATATTCACATGCTTCCACTCGATACTGAGCAAGTCCATGTGATGAGGTTTCGATGACTGCATATTCCGATCCGGCATCGACCATTTCTGCTAAATACTTCTGAAGAGATAGAGCATCGGGTGTTGTGGTATGAAATCCCGTTTCCAGAATGCGGTCCCCGATAACAGCATTGATCGAGGTGATCAGTCCTGTTTTGTGTCCGGCTTCGTTGAGTATGTGATGAATGAGCGTAGAAGTAGTTGTTTTGCCGTCTGTACCGGTAACGCCGATTACGATGAGTTTACGTGCCGGGAAGCCGTAAAATGCTGCTGCAAGATGAGCAAGTGCTTTGCGTGAATTCTTTACTTTTAAAACAGGGACAGAAACTTCTGCTGGCATAAAAGTCTCATCTTCAAGCATGATTGCACCCACTCCATTTTCTACTGCTTTCTCGATGAATTCGTGTCCGTCAACATCAACACCTTTTATTGCAACAAAAAGATATCCCTTCTCAGCGCTTCTTGAATCAACACAAATTTTCGCAATATCTAAACCTGTTGAACCCCGTAGAAGCTCGTAATCACCACTATTCTGTAAAAGTTCTTTGAGCGTCATTATTCCTCTAATGAGTCTGAAATCTTACCTTTTTTGATCAGGCTGCGAATCGAAACATAGGTATTTATACCGCGGTTCATCACGTTATACCAGAATGGTTTGTACACATGATCGTGCATGCCGATGAATTTCTTGAATTCACCACCAAATCCTTTCTTAAAACGATACACCCCAAAGAGCGGATGTCCCTCTTTTGGATGAGCTGGTACTCCCCAGAGGTCATAGGTTTTGTATCCCTGTTCCTTTGCCCATTGTATCACATGCCAGTGCAGCGCCTGGTTTGGCATCACGTTGCGATATTCGTTCGAAGATGCCCCATACATATACCAGATCTTTTCACCAAAGGCAAAAATATACACACCCGCAACGGGGATATCGTCATAATATGCCAGGAATAATTTCACCATCCCCTTATGGGCCATTAACTCTATTACCTGTTTATAGTATTCCTCGTTATGAATAATAAAAGCATCGCGTTTTGCCGTTGTTTCGTAAATATCATAAAAAATTCGTGCACCTTCCAACGATGTATTTTCTCTGACCTTAACACCTTTCTTCATTGAAAGACGGATATTATACCTGGTTTTCGACTCGCAACCGGCCATGATGTCATCGAGAGATTGTGTCAGGTCGAGAAAAAAGGTTGCCCGTGGCTGGATTTGCTTCATGGCAAAAGTGAAATTGTGCTCGTTTAACACCCTCAATGACTTTTCATCATTCTCATCGATCTCAGGATCGATCTTCAAGAGAATAGCATTATGATTTTTTGCGATCTCGGAGATTGTATTCATCAAAACTGTAAAATAATAACTCGTTACATCAATAACCGGACCTCGCGGTGCATAGAAAAGACATTTTCCAATATAGGGAATATTCCGCTTCTGAATAGAGATTCCGCCAACGATCTTGTCATCATCAAAAACAGCAATCCGAATCGGTATCCATCCGGATATTCGCTTGAATTTTCCCCATTCATAGGACTGTATTATCGGGCATTCCTGGGTCGATGCCACGAACTCATTCCATGTGGAAAATTCTTCTTCTGTTTCCAAAATTCTACATTCGATCTTGCTATTCATATGTTCTTAAGGGACTGCGCTTTCAGGTGTGAGAATCTTCACCTGTCCAAACTGTCAACTTTTTCCTGCTTGTATCTATATAGAGTAAAATTTGACACTCAGCACTGTACTTTTATAAACCTCACAATCACAAAGAAAAGGAGCTCATGATTAATGAAAATCTTCAAATTGATCCTTGTAAGCATTGTTGTAACACTACTTTTATCCATTAGTAGTTATATTTTTGCTGAAAATAATGAACAGACAGAAGAGGAACCCATGAAAGATCCTATAGTGAAAATGCATACGAATTATGGTGATATCACATTAAAGCTGTATAATGATACCCCCCAGCACAGAGATAATTTTCTTAAGCTTGTTGAAGAATGTTTCTATGACAGCACGCTCTTTCACCGGGTAATTGCAGGTTTTATGATACAAGGCGGTGATCCTGATTCAAAAAAAGCAGGAAAGGGTGCTCGTCTTGGTGCTGGCGGTCCTGGTTATACCGTTCCTGCCGAGTTTCGAAAAGACCTTATCCACAAGAAAGGTGCCTTGGCGGCAGCCCGTCAGGGAGATCAGGTAAATCCCCAGAAGCGTTCTTCCGGATCGCAGTTCTATATTGTTGTGGGCAGAAAATGGACTGCCGATGAGATGACCATAATCGAGCAACAAAAGGGATTCAAGTATACAGAGGAACAACGTAAAATCTATATGAATACTGGCGGCTATCCTTTCCTTGATAGAGAATATACGGTTTATGGCGAGGTGATCGATGGGCTCGACATTATCGATGCTATCTCTGTGGCGGATACAAATCCTGCTGACCGACCGCTTCAGGATATTGTTATTGAAAGTGTGGAGATCGTGGAATAGGTTCACTGAACCTCCATACATACTATAAGTTAGAAGTAAAATATATATTCACAAAGATTGACATAGAATTTTGCGAGTTTGAGTTTGTAAAAAAATTCCGAATGGGGGTGATCATTCGTGACGAAAGTGGTCGTTGGCAAAGACGAAAGCTTTGAAAGTGCCTTCCGCCGCTTCAACCGCAAGGTCCAGCGCTCGGGCGTTCTGTCTGACATTAAGAAGAACCGCTATTACGAGAAGCCGAGCGACAAGAAGCGCAGAGAGCTCAAAGCTACTTTACGTAAACTGAAACGTAACAGTTACAGATATCGTTCTCGGTAATGTGTATCGATACTCGTACGTAAACCTCAATGGATATTATTAATATCTTTGCCCTCGGAATTTTACTTGTTTTCGGGGGCTTTGGTTTTGTATCAGGATTTATCAAGGGGAGTGCCCGTCTCATCGGCTGGATCGTTGCACTTATTCTTGCGATCAAGCTCGGTCCCGCATCGTCGGTATTTTTTCAAACTGTGTTTCATTTTTCTCCAAAAACATCAAACATTCTCGGCGGCATTGTCGTTTTCCTTCTTGTAATGGTCATCATCGCGATCATTGTAAAAGTTCTCAGAAGAATGATACAAGCGCTTCATCTAAGTTTTCTCGACCGTCTTCTTGGCTTTATCCTCGGATGCTTTCAGGCAATGATCCTGATTTTCCTACTTTGCCTTGTTATTCAGCTTGTCCCTCTTTCAAAAGCTGCACGAACGACAGCTCTCAATGCCCCTTTCGTTGAATGGAGTAACGAAAAGATCGCCCGGATCCTCGAAGCGACAAAACTCGATTCCCAGATACGGGAAAACGCTTACTACCAGGAACTTCTTAAGCTACAATATAAACTTCAAAAAGACGTTACAGACTCAATTTCACCCCTTTCATGAAAAACGCTTTTGACGAACTGGAATTTGATAAAGTTAAAGCGTTGATCGCTGCCAATTGTGTGTCTCCTCTAGGACAGCGTCTTGTCGAAGTCCTCTCCCCCCTCAAAGAAAAAAACTCTGTTGAGAAAAAACTCGGGGAATTGCAGGATGCTTTTAATTATCTCGAGCAAAGTCATCATTTTGCATTATCCGGGCTTGAAGATACAGAACTCCTTTTTGATAATTTTGGGAGATTCGAACAATTTACGATAGAAGAACTCCTCATGTTTGGAAGTAATATCCATATTGCAAACACGCTCAAAAACGACAAGGACATTTCGGATGAGTCTTTCCCGAAGCTTTTTTCAATCATTTCTTCTATAGTTGAAATGAGGGAGTTGGAAAAACAGTATGATAAGATTTTTGATTCGGCCGGTGAGATCAAAGACACGGCAAGCCCGATGTTATCATCCATCCGAAGGAATAAGCAGAAAGCAAAGAAGCGAATTTATTCCGAGCTGGAAAGTATTCTTGAGAAAAAGGATTATGAAAATGTGATCCAGGATAAAGTGGTAACCTTTCGTGATGAACGTTATGTAATTCCTGTTCGGGAAGGAGGTGTTACCCAACTCAAGGGCATTGTGCATGGTCGATCAAAAACAGGAGCGTCATTCTATGTGGAACCGCTCTCGGTTATGGAACTTAATAACTCGTTGAACACCCTTACCGAGGAAGAAAAGCAGGAAATCCATAGAATTCTTACCGAACTCTATTCGATGCTTCGAGAAAAGAAGGATGGCCTCCGTCACAATCTTTCAATCCTGCAAAAAATTGATTTTCTTAACGCCTGTGCGCTGTATTGCAGGAGGATCAATGCCCACATGCCGGAAATAATCGATGACACTCGTTTAAATCTTAAAAATGCACAGCATCCGCTTCTTTTTGAAACAATTAATCCAAAAAAGATAATTCCTTTTTCGCTTCATATTGGCGATGAATTCAGGGGAATCGTTATTTCTGGAGTGAATACCGGTGGAAAAACGGTTACGCTGAAAGCAACCGGACTTCTTGCGATCATGGCCCTTTCGGGTTTGATGATACCTGTTGAGGAGTCACAGATAGGAATGTTTACCTCCTTCTTTACGGATATCAACGATGAGCAGTCCATCGAGGATTCTATTAGTACCTTTTCCTCTCATATACAAAAATTGAATAATATTTTTGATAAAGCAGATGCATCCTCGCTCATTCTTATTGATGAACTCGGTACGGGAACCGATCCTGAAGAGGGTGCTGCGTTCGCACAATCTGTTATGGAAGCGCTTATTGCAAAAAAATCAAAAGTAATCATCACTACTCACCTGAATAAACTCAAGATATTTGCCTCCGAACATCCCTTATGTGAAAATGCTTCGATGAGATTTGACCAGGAACGGTTACAGCCAACGTATAAACTCGATCTCGGTTTTCCGGGCAACAGCTATGCCCTCGACATTGCTAAAGAATATAATTCTCCGGAAGACATTATTGCTCGGGCTCGAGAACTTATCGACCAGAAGAGTCTTCAGTTAAGCGAACTTTTGAAAAAGACCGAACAGCAGCGAATTCACCTTGCCCAAAAAATATATGAATTCGACCTCAAGAACAAGCTGCTTGAACAACGACTGAATTCTCTTGAGCTCAAAGAGAAAAACTGGCAAAAGATCGAAAAAGAGAGGAAGAAAGAAATCCTCAATAAATCAGAGGCATACCTTGTAGAACTCCAGCAAGAATTCGGTCATGAAATCGATGAATTAAAAAAGCAACTCCGATCTGAAAAGAATATCCCCCATGACAAAGTTCGTGAAATCAAAGATAAAATTACAAACAAAAAATACGACATCGAAAAAAAGAAAGACCTGCTGTCTGGTGTCGAATATATACCCTTGAAAGAAATCGATGTTGGCAAAGAAGTGTATATCAAGCCCCTCAAGCTTGTTGGGAAAATCCAGTCTGTCGGGAAAAATTCTGCACGCGTCCTCGCTGAAGGACTCACATATAATGTAAAAAACTCCGATCTTTATGAAATTCCCGAAGGGAAAAAATCCCACGAGCATAAAGAAGATTCGGATATATCTGTTCATGCCAACATCGATCATGACATTGCATTCGAGCTCAACCTGATGGGTTTGACCTTTGATGAAGCACGTTTCGAGCTGGATAAATATATCGACAAAGCGATCCTGCTGAATTACCCGAAAGTGCGTATTCTCCACGGAAAAGGAACGGGACAACTACGTAAAAAAATCTGGGAATATCTCAGAAACGAAAAAAGGGTGAAAGAATATAATTCTGCTCCTCTTCAGGAAGGCGGAGATGGGGTGACCGTGGTGTTTTTGAAATAAATTTTCTGTTGCTCCTTTAATCCTCAATTATTCTCTCTTCAATTTTCATTAAAAAAAGTAATTCTTTATGAAACTTGCATAAAAATTTGTTCTTATTAGAGTGAAGTCATGCGATACGATCAAAACCTTCTCGATGATATACGCTCAGCTAACAGCATTGTAGATGTGATCGGAGAATATGTGCCCCTGAAGCGCAGCGGTGCAAACTACATGGCTCCCTGCCCTTTTCATAACGAGACCAAACCCTCTTTTATGGTTTCTCCCCGCCTGCAGATCTTCAAATGCTTCGGATGTGGCAAAGGCGGAAATGTCTTCACCTTCTTGATGGAATACGAAAAGATAAACTTCAATGAAGCAGTACGGAAGCTTGCTGAAAGGGTCGGTATTGCGCTGCCCGTTTACCAGGAACAATCGAAAGAAGAAAAAAGTCTCTATAATTCTCTTTACGGTATATACGAATCTGCACTTCGCTTTTATCATACAAATCTTACCGGAAAAGACAATGCGGGGCTCGCATATCTGAAATCAAGAAATATTTCAGAAAAAGATATTAAGGTTTTCAAACTCGGTCTTGCGCCAGGCTCACCAAATTCGCTCCAAAACCACCTGAAAAAGAAAGGTTATTCCGATAACATCCTCAATAAAAGCGGCTTGTTCACAACGTCAAATGGAGCGTTGCGGGATAAATTCTTTAACCGCATCATGTTTCCCGTTTACAGTTCTGACGGAAAAGTCATTGCTTTTGGCAGCCGCATCTATAAAGAAGGTGATGATCGCGGAGCAAAATATCTGAATTCTCCGGAAACACCCATCTACCAGAAACGCAAGCATCTTTATGGACTATATCAATCAAAGGATACGATCATAAAACATGACGCTGCCATCCTTGTTGAAGGAAACCTCGACCTGATCAAACTCTGGCATCATGGTTTTACAAATGTTATTGCCAGTCTCGGAACCTCGCTTACAGAAGAACAGGTAAAGCTTCTATCACGATATACGAAAAACATCTATATCATGTATGACGGAGACGGTGCTGGTAAGGAATCAGCCGCACGAGCGATCTCAATCTGTCTATCGCAATCTATCTTTCCAAAGATGATCATCCTTCCTGATGATACAGATCCGGATGATTTCCTGGAAACACATGGCGCTGGCGCGCTTCGTGATTATATCGATGATGCTCGGTCATTTTATAATTTTTTATATCAAATGCGCAATGCCGGTAAAAGTCTCGACAACAAGAAAAAGGCGCTGAATAATGTTATTGAGTGTCTTGATCTCATTGAAAGTCCCGTGCAAAAAGAACTCTATATACAGGAGACAGCAAATCTTTTCGGGGTTAGTGAAACTAATATTTTCAAGGCATTGCAGGCGTTGCAGAAAAAATCCTGGAAACCAAGAACACCTCTTACTCTCCATGTCGATCCTGATCAGGAAGAAAAGGATTTTATACGTATTATCCTGGCTCATCCGGAACGATGTGAAGAATATTTCGATGATATCGAGATCGATTATTTCTCAAACCCCCTCCTGAAAAAACTATTTGCATATATAAAACAAGAGAAAAGTCGTGATAATCTCTCCGAAAAAGGCGCGAAGCTTCTGGACCTTTTTAATCCCAAAGATTCTGATTTTATTTCCGATCTCCTGTTCAACGAACTGCCCTTCTCCCGGAACACCTTCGAAAAAATGCTGATCGGGCTGCAAATTAGAAAGTTAAATGTTGACTTAATTACGCTTAATGAATATATTATAAAACATCCTGATAATGAAGAAAAAATCAATGAGAAAAAGGCAGTTAAGCATAAAATTAATCAATTAAAGAAGGATTTCAAAGGCGGTACGGTAAAGAAACTTTTGAGTTAAGTTCTTGTGTGAGTGCCCGGAGACTTTATGAAAACGATAAGTGAATTTATTGAAGAACTAAAACAGCGTGGGGATGAGCGGGGTTTTATCACCTATGATGAAATAAATCAGCTTCTTCCTGATAATCCTATTTTTTTGGATAAGATCGATGACATCTTTAATGAATTAAAAGATGCCGGGCTTGAGATCCTCGACGAGACAATGAAGGGCGGGATCCGCAAGAAGAAACGTACCCCAAAGCCCAAAAAAGCATCGGTTAAGATAAGCTTTTATGACGATCCTGTCCGCATGTATCTAAAGGATATGGGAAAAGTGCCGCTGCTCACTCCTGAGGATGAAGCAAAGATATCCAAAAGGATTGAAGATGCACAGACAACGATCAATAAACTGACACTCAATTGTGGAAGCAGTCTCCGTGAATTCCAGAATGTTATCAAACGTTATAGGGAAGGGAAGATCAAAATAGACCAGATCCTGAAAATAGAATTTGGCAGCTGGTTCGATAAAGAAAATAACGAACGCCTTATCTCCCTGCTGGATGAGCGAACAAAAAAAGCTCTTGATCACTCTGATGAGATTGAAAAAATAATCAATAAAAAACCCTCAAAAAGATACAGCAAGACCCAAACTGTCGGTGAAAAAATAAAAGAGAACCGCGCACACATCATGGAGCTTTTTGAGGAGATGTGCTTCACCGACATGATGATCCAGCGTCTCATTTACAGAATAAACAGTTTGCTTGGTCGTATAAATGTCAGTCTCAATCGTATCTACGCTGTGAGTAATATTAAGGGCTATAGCACAGCAAAAATATGCACACTCGGCAGGAAAGCCGAAAAAGGCAAAGAAGATTTCAATGAAGTTGCCGAACTCACTGGTCTTGATCCGCATATTTTTATGGATGCCCTGAGAAAGATCAAAAACAACCGGAGAAAGATTCGAAGGGTCGAGCTCGAAACACGTATGACTGCCGATGAGCTCAAACGTCTGATGGAGGATATCCGCAAAGCACAGGATCAGAAAGAGCAAGCAAAGAATGATATCATAAAGGCAAATGTCCGTCTTGTTATCAGTATTGCCAAGAAATATAACAATCGCGGGCTCAGCTTCCTCGACCTGATCCAGGAAGGCAATATCGGGCTTATCCGTGCTGTTGAAAAATATGATTATCACAAGGGATATAAATTCTCAACCTATGCCACCTGGTGGATTCGCCAGACTATCACAAAAGGTATTGCTGATCAGTCACGGACAATTCGCGTTCCTGTTCATATGGCAGAAGCCATTAATAAAGTGAAT is a window of Candidatus Cloacimonadota bacterium DNA encoding:
- a CDS encoding aminotransferase class I/II-fold pyridoxal phosphate-dependent enzyme gives rise to the protein MPVNKIKTALEKELKDLRESGRDKGAEMVITDVIKPEGEFGPRVCIQGYGDKKFIKMNSNSYLGMSLNPEVIKAEEAAAEKFGVGPGAVRFISGTYTPHIDLEKKLADFHGRESAMIFSSAYVTSMGVIYPLMTKETVVISDELNHNCIIQAIRLSRPADKMIYKHNNMDELEARLQEAVGKGKRCMVITDGIFSMRGDYAPLDKLVELCNKYNDKFEEGVFSIVDDSHGVGALGKTGRGTEEYLNTKVDILIGTLGKAFGVNGGYVTSSETITTYLREKAPMYIYSNPITNSEAAAVLKVLEIIDSPEGLKRLEHLAKMTAKFEKGLIDLGYETIKGPHPVVPLMVRDTPKTAELVKYLTENGVLGTGLNFPVVPKGDEEIRFQVNADHTAADIDAVLDVLKKYKDTH
- a CDS encoding L-threonine 3-dehydrogenase; amino-acid sequence: MQKVLVTGAVGQIGSELTMELRKIYGNNNVVAGFRKTQPGEKLKESGPCELVDCTDVEQVNDVVKKYDVDTIYHLAAILSAVAEAKPNLAWNVNINGLYNVLEVAREYGCAVFTPSSIGAFGESTPLDNTPQDTIQRPGTMYGVTKVAGELLCDYYFKRFGVDTRGVRYPGIISNETLPGGGTTDYAVEIYYEAIKKKKYTCNLGKGTFLDMMYMPDAIKGAIDLMEADPAKLKHRNAFNVTAMSFDPEMIAASIKKVIPEFVLEYDVDPVRQAIANSWPNSMDDSAAREEWGWSPKYDLEAMTKDMIEVLSKKLK
- a CDS encoding holo-ACP synthase, coding for MIFGIGTDLVEVERIKNELASHGEKFIEMLFTQSEIIYCTRAENIGIQAQCFAARFAAKEAFLKALGSGLRGGLQWKDVEVVNNELGKPEIRIQKTAKQVCEKAGINKIHVSLSHTKESAIAIIILEKIN
- a CDS encoding UDP-N-acetylmuramoyl-L-alanyl-D-glutamate--2,6-diaminopimelate ligase; amino-acid sequence: MTLKELLQNSGDYELLRGSTGLDIAKICVDSRSAEKGYLFVAIKGVDVDGHEFIEKAVENGVGAIMLEDETFMPAEVSVPVLKVKNSRKALAHLAAAFYGFPARKLIVIGVTGTDGKTTTSTLIHHILNEAGHKTGLITSINAVIGDRILETGFHTTTPDALSLQKYLAEMVDAGSEYAVIETSSHGLAQYRVEACEYDIAALTNITSEHLDYHRSREEYIQVKAHLFELLSLSSKKNDIPKISILNKDDPSYENFHKHQADMHISFGIKKNADYKAEDVMQNEKLRFSVHATGKTLRIESPLLGTYNVYNILAAIAVARSQNISWDVIVRAVSSLRTIKGRMENVLHKQGNFMVIIDFAHTANALEQALLATRSFTKGKIHVVFGSAGLRDVQKRREMGKVAGRFADRIYITTEDPRTESIDDIIQEIAAGCIQEGRKEGIDFFKIPDREKAIEKAIISAHNGDTVITCGKAHETTMCYGIEETPWSEYDAAQKALKKRALILTEKKGQKKE
- a CDS encoding peptidoglycan bridge formation glycyltransferase FemA/FemB family protein; this translates as MNSKIECRILETEEEFSTWNEFVASTQECPIIQSYEWGKFKRISGWIPIRIAVFDDDKIVGGISIQKRNIPYIGKCLFYAPRGPVIDVTSYYFTVLMNTISEIAKNHNAILLKIDPEIDENDEKSLRVLNEHNFTFAMKQIQPRATFFLDLTQSLDDIMAGCESKTRYNIRLSMKKGVKVRENTSLEGARIFYDIYETTAKRDAFIIHNEEYYKQVIELMAHKGMVKLFLAYYDDIPVAGVYIFAFGEKIWYMYGASSNEYRNVMPNQALHWHVIQWAKEQGYKTYDLWGVPAHPKEGHPLFGVYRFKKGFGGEFKKFIGMHDHVYKPFWYNVMNRGINTYVSIRSLIKKGKISDSLEE
- a CDS encoding peptidylprolyl isomerase, giving the protein MKIFKLILVSIVVTLLLSISSYIFAENNEQTEEEPMKDPIVKMHTNYGDITLKLYNDTPQHRDNFLKLVEECFYDSTLFHRVIAGFMIQGGDPDSKKAGKGARLGAGGPGYTVPAEFRKDLIHKKGALAAARQGDQVNPQKRSSGSQFYIVVGRKWTADEMTIIEQQKGFKYTEEQRKIYMNTGGYPFLDREYTVYGEVIDGLDIIDAISVADTNPADRPLQDIVIESVEIVE
- a CDS encoding 30S ribosomal protein S21, coding for MTKVVVGKDESFESAFRRFNRKVQRSGVLSDIKKNRYYEKPSDKKRRELKATLRKLKRNSYRYRSR
- a CDS encoding CvpA family protein, which codes for MDIINIFALGILLVFGGFGFVSGFIKGSARLIGWIVALILAIKLGPASSVFFQTVFHFSPKTSNILGGIVVFLLVMVIIAIIVKVLRRMIQALHLSFLDRLLGFILGCFQAMILIFLLCLVIQLVPLSKAARTTALNAPFVEWSNEKIARILEATKLDSQIRENAYYQELLKLQYKLQKDVTDSISPLS
- a CDS encoding endonuclease MutS2: MKNAFDELEFDKVKALIAANCVSPLGQRLVEVLSPLKEKNSVEKKLGELQDAFNYLEQSHHFALSGLEDTELLFDNFGRFEQFTIEELLMFGSNIHIANTLKNDKDISDESFPKLFSIISSIVEMRELEKQYDKIFDSAGEIKDTASPMLSSIRRNKQKAKKRIYSELESILEKKDYENVIQDKVVTFRDERYVIPVREGGVTQLKGIVHGRSKTGASFYVEPLSVMELNNSLNTLTEEEKQEIHRILTELYSMLREKKDGLRHNLSILQKIDFLNACALYCRRINAHMPEIIDDTRLNLKNAQHPLLFETINPKKIIPFSLHIGDEFRGIVISGVNTGGKTVTLKATGLLAIMALSGLMIPVEESQIGMFTSFFTDINDEQSIEDSISTFSSHIQKLNNIFDKADASSLILIDELGTGTDPEEGAAFAQSVMEALIAKKSKVIITTHLNKLKIFASEHPLCENASMRFDQERLQPTYKLDLGFPGNSYALDIAKEYNSPEDIIARARELIDQKSLQLSELLKKTEQQRIHLAQKIYEFDLKNKLLEQRLNSLELKEKNWQKIEKERKKEILNKSEAYLVELQQEFGHEIDELKKQLRSEKNIPHDKVREIKDKITNKKYDIEKKKDLLSGVEYIPLKEIDVGKEVYIKPLKLVGKIQSVGKNSARVLAEGLTYNVKNSDLYEIPEGKKSHEHKEDSDISVHANIDHDIAFELNLMGLTFDEARFELDKYIDKAILLNYPKVRILHGKGTGQLRKKIWEYLRNEKRVKEYNSAPLQEGGDGVTVVFLK